A region of Micromonospora chokoriensis DNA encodes the following proteins:
- a CDS encoding MFS transporter, whose amino-acid sequence MTADLRRLPVGFGRLWAAQTVSSLGDGVSHAALPLLALMVTRDPMALAVVTAAGTLPWLLFGVLGGALVDRWDRRRTMWVTDAARAVLLAIPAAAAAFDVLSIPLLAAVAFLLGLGGLFFDTAASAYLPDLLGRDSALLERANSRLRGAQTAMSGFAGPPAGSALLALGRAVPLFVDAVSFALSALLVRSLPAMPRPVPEIRESLLRQARAGASYVFQNRLLLGLALRPAVGNIAFLAVGTVLALFAHDRLGIDTYGFGLLLTAEATGGLLGAGIAAHLGRRLGTGTALTCTAAVEGFAILGLAAAPNPYVAGLALAVCGTGMGATMVLAPSLRQAIVPAHLIGRVTSTSRMLAMCAAPFGAFLGGWLATTFDVRTPLYAAGGLLLAMTAVTSTMTSNRRVEAALRGSSDRESQTQDSRPADAVIAA is encoded by the coding sequence ATGACCGCAGACCTGCGGAGGTTGCCGGTCGGGTTCGGGCGGCTGTGGGCTGCACAGACGGTGTCCTCGCTCGGTGACGGGGTGTCGCACGCCGCGCTGCCGCTGCTCGCGTTGATGGTGACGCGGGACCCGATGGCGCTCGCCGTCGTCACGGCCGCCGGGACACTGCCATGGCTGCTCTTCGGGGTGCTCGGCGGTGCGCTGGTGGACCGCTGGGACCGCCGACGCACGATGTGGGTCACGGACGCGGCGCGTGCGGTGCTGCTCGCGATACCGGCCGCAGCGGCCGCGTTCGACGTGCTGAGCATTCCGTTGCTCGCGGCCGTCGCCTTCCTGCTCGGCCTCGGCGGACTCTTCTTCGACACCGCCGCCAGCGCCTACCTGCCGGATCTGCTCGGCCGCGACAGTGCACTCCTGGAGCGAGCCAACTCTCGCCTGCGCGGCGCGCAGACCGCCATGTCCGGCTTCGCGGGGCCACCCGCCGGGAGTGCTCTGCTCGCGCTCGGGCGCGCGGTTCCGCTGTTCGTCGACGCGGTGTCGTTCGCGCTCTCCGCACTGCTCGTACGGTCGCTGCCCGCCATGCCGCGGCCTGTGCCGGAGATCCGCGAGTCGCTGCTTCGGCAGGCGCGGGCCGGCGCCTCGTACGTCTTCCAGAACCGGTTGCTGCTCGGGCTCGCGCTCCGCCCGGCGGTCGGGAACATCGCCTTCCTCGCCGTGGGCACCGTCCTCGCACTCTTCGCGCACGACCGCCTCGGCATCGACACGTACGGCTTCGGCCTGCTCCTCACGGCGGAGGCCACCGGCGGCCTGCTCGGTGCGGGCATCGCCGCACACCTTGGCCGACGACTCGGCACCGGCACCGCGCTGACCTGTACAGCCGCCGTCGAAGGGTTTGCCATCCTGGGCCTGGCCGCCGCACCGAACCCGTACGTGGCCGGGCTCGCGCTCGCCGTCTGCGGGACCGGGATGGGCGCCACGATGGTGCTCGCACCCTCCTTGCGGCAGGCGATCGTCCCCGCTCACCTGATTGGTCGGGTCACCTCCACCTCCCGCATGCTGGCCATGTGCGCCGCCCCGTTCGGGGCGTTCCTCGGCGGCTGGCTGGCCACCACCTTCGACGTACGCACGCCGCTCTACGCCGCCGGCGGTCTCCTCCTCGCCATGACCGCCGTCACGTCGACCATGACCAGCAACCGCCGGGTCGAGGCGGCGCTCCGTGGCTCTTCCGACCGGGAGAGCCAGACCCAGGACAGCCGCCCCGCCGACGCGGTCATCGCTGCCTGA
- a CDS encoding GNAT family N-acetyltransferase — protein sequence MALPTGRARPRTAAPPTRSSLPELPEGHQMLYSTARVVTDRPHRYLKQLVSHMGRTVPTELDQERGSITFSVGSCLLVASTAHLDLIVRADAADDIAAVADTITRHLLRFATRDPLTVDWLPLVRPARTEDDAALLTLNRSAWTVGSELPSTHAEQRTAYFNERRKPETHLVAALGGQIVGTVSTHRRVPFPEGAHVFGLWNLMVAEQARRMSIASALLSAAERLAGSHGAKKIGLRVLGTNTGAIRLYEQHGYAVEGRHADEFLIDGTYVDDISLGKCLTPSSRQSV from the coding sequence GTGGCTCTTCCGACCGGGAGAGCCAGACCCAGGACAGCCGCCCCGCCGACGCGGTCATCGCTGCCTGAACTACCGGAAGGGCATCAGATGCTCTACTCGACCGCACGCGTCGTCACCGACCGCCCCCACCGCTACCTCAAGCAACTGGTCTCACACATGGGGCGCACGGTGCCCACCGAACTCGACCAGGAGCGCGGGTCCATCACCTTCAGCGTCGGCAGCTGCCTGCTCGTGGCCTCGACCGCCCACCTCGACTTGATAGTCAGAGCCGACGCGGCGGACGACATCGCGGCGGTGGCGGACACCATCACCCGCCACCTGCTGCGATTCGCGACCAGAGACCCGCTCACCGTCGACTGGCTGCCCCTGGTGCGACCCGCCAGAACCGAGGACGACGCCGCTCTCCTCACCCTCAACCGTTCGGCGTGGACCGTCGGCTCGGAACTACCCTCCACCCACGCCGAGCAGCGAACGGCCTACTTTAACGAACGACGGAAGCCCGAGACGCACCTGGTCGCCGCGCTCGGCGGCCAGATCGTCGGCACCGTGAGCACCCACCGGAGGGTGCCGTTCCCGGAGGGGGCTCACGTTTTCGGCCTGTGGAATTTGATGGTGGCCGAGCAGGCCCGTCGCATGAGCATCGCTTCGGCTCTGCTCTCGGCCGCCGAACGGCTCGCCGGCTCACACGGTGCGAAGAAAATCGGACTGCGCGTCCTGGGGACCAACACCGGCGCCATCCGGCTCTACGAACAGCACGGTTACGCCGTCGAAGGCCGACACGCCGACGAGTTCCTGATCGACGGCACCTACGTCGACGACATCAGCCTGGGCAAGTGCCTGACGCCGTCCTCACGACAGAGCGTCTGA
- a CDS encoding family 16 glycoside hydrolase — MSFQAVPEVARRRRRAPVLVLGLSVLLPFLLVPGQAHAAIPPQDPGVTLRTYNLGIDRSVLCTLKPGQTPNVDKLMPVIDWSTQADFGVADRFHTQVIANINITTAGSYVFRLTSDDGSRLRIDRSTVVDNDDADSTFTTVIDHDGLHGASPKDGTIDLSVGYHKLRIEHFDNTSGQALRLEWRPPGSTQFSLVPTTALSTEAGVTRVTAPGTKECVEGVDSPGDGLPLDAVHPNYTLTNLRPSGFEPKVTGMDWLPDNRLAITTWGGDYGTTTPLGEVYVLGNVTGTTSAAQVTVKRIATGLQDPMGIKYVDGKLYVAERYGLIEMTDANGDDIIDSRRTVATWPFGGTYHEFAIGLLYKDGYFYLNLSVQITPGGRSTKPQLANNRGTAIKVNRATGQVEYTASGLRTPNGIGWGPEGGIFVTDNQGDWLPANKLVHLKPGRFFNHYNDPAGPFDSNAVTQPVLWLPHNEIANSPSTPLMLTQGLFAGQMLFGDVTYGGIQRGYLEKVNGEYQGAVFRFTQGLEAGISRITLGPDGAIYAGGIGGGQASSNWRQQGKLTFGLQKLTPSSSNAFDILAMRAVAGGFELEYTQPLSAATLSALASRYAVRQWRYTPTSNYGGPKVDLETLGVTSAIPSADGKKVTLRINGLKSGRVVYVHSPRPFSSASGQSLWSTEAWYTLNSLPGGPYEAEYAALSGATAGSEHSGYSGTGYADFAATANTGAYTEWTVNAPSAGTYSLEFRYANGGTVDRPLAIAANGTTVSPALSFPPTGAWNTWRTVSLSTTLPAGQSKIRATTTGANGANLDHVVVAPVSRIPLFDGTDLAAWENTNGGPATWPVAGGSMESLGGNIRTRAKFGDFKLHGEWLQPAYPPEVTGQARGNSGFYLQERYEIQVLDSYGDTTLANNEAGAIYLKRAPDRNMATAPNTWQTFDITFRAARFSATGAKLEDARVTVVWNGVVVHNNVAINGPTGNGQPEGPTPGSIALQDHGDPGENPRFRNIWIEPLS, encoded by the coding sequence ATGAGCTTTCAAGCCGTCCCAGAGGTCGCCCGCCGGCGGCGCCGGGCGCCAGTCCTCGTTCTGGGGCTGAGTGTATTGCTGCCATTTCTGTTGGTGCCTGGTCAGGCACACGCCGCGATCCCACCGCAGGATCCCGGGGTCACATTGCGCACCTACAACCTCGGAATCGATCGGTCCGTACTCTGCACGCTCAAGCCCGGACAGACTCCCAACGTCGACAAGCTGATGCCGGTGATCGACTGGTCGACCCAGGCCGACTTCGGAGTTGCCGACAGGTTCCACACCCAGGTCATCGCGAACATCAACATCACCACGGCCGGCTCGTACGTGTTCCGGCTCACCAGCGACGATGGCTCCCGCTTGCGCATCGACAGAAGCACCGTCGTCGACAATGACGACGCGGACAGCACGTTCACGACGGTCATCGACCACGACGGCCTTCATGGCGCGTCGCCGAAAGACGGCACCATCGACCTGTCCGTCGGCTATCACAAGCTGCGCATCGAGCATTTCGATAACACCAGTGGGCAGGCGCTCAGACTCGAGTGGCGGCCACCGGGATCCACACAGTTCTCGCTCGTGCCGACCACGGCGCTGAGCACCGAGGCCGGAGTGACCCGGGTGACCGCACCTGGCACCAAGGAATGCGTCGAGGGGGTGGACAGCCCGGGGGACGGGCTGCCACTGGACGCGGTGCATCCCAATTACACGCTGACCAATCTGCGTCCCAGCGGGTTCGAGCCAAAAGTCACCGGGATGGACTGGCTGCCCGACAACAGGCTGGCCATCACCACGTGGGGCGGCGACTACGGCACCACTACGCCGCTTGGCGAGGTCTATGTGCTGGGCAACGTCACCGGCACCACCTCTGCCGCGCAGGTGACGGTGAAGAGGATCGCCACAGGGTTGCAGGACCCCATGGGAATCAAATATGTGGACGGCAAACTGTACGTCGCGGAGCGCTACGGGCTGATCGAGATGACCGATGCCAACGGCGATGACATCATCGACAGCAGGCGAACGGTGGCGACCTGGCCGTTCGGCGGGACCTACCACGAGTTCGCGATCGGCCTCCTGTACAAGGACGGCTACTTCTACCTCAACCTGTCGGTCCAGATCACTCCTGGCGGACGCTCCACCAAACCGCAGCTCGCCAACAATCGCGGCACCGCGATCAAAGTCAACAGGGCGACCGGACAGGTCGAGTACACGGCAAGCGGATTGCGTACCCCGAATGGCATAGGCTGGGGCCCCGAAGGCGGCATCTTCGTCACCGACAACCAGGGCGACTGGCTACCGGCCAACAAGCTGGTGCATCTCAAGCCGGGCCGGTTCTTCAACCACTACAACGATCCGGCCGGTCCGTTCGACTCGAACGCGGTCACACAGCCGGTCCTGTGGCTGCCGCACAACGAGATCGCGAACTCGCCGAGCACACCGCTCATGCTCACCCAAGGCCTGTTCGCCGGCCAGATGCTGTTCGGTGATGTCACCTATGGCGGAATCCAACGCGGGTATCTGGAGAAGGTCAACGGCGAGTACCAGGGTGCGGTCTTCCGCTTCACCCAGGGACTCGAGGCCGGCATCAGCCGGATCACCCTCGGCCCCGACGGTGCGATCTACGCGGGCGGCATCGGCGGTGGACAGGCCAGCAGCAACTGGCGTCAGCAGGGCAAGCTCACCTTCGGTCTGCAAAAACTCACCCCCAGCAGTAGCAACGCCTTCGACATCCTGGCGATGCGGGCGGTCGCCGGTGGCTTCGAACTCGAATACACCCAGCCGTTGTCGGCCGCAACGCTGAGCGCGCTGGCGTCGCGGTACGCCGTACGGCAATGGCGTTACACCCCGACCTCCAACTATGGCGGCCCGAAGGTCGACTTGGAAACACTGGGCGTCACTTCGGCCATCCCTTCGGCCGACGGCAAGAAAGTCACGTTGCGGATCAACGGCTTGAAGTCCGGGCGGGTGGTGTACGTGCACTCGCCGCGGCCGTTCAGTTCGGCTTCGGGGCAGTCCCTGTGGAGCACGGAGGCCTGGTACACGCTCAACTCTCTGCCCGGTGGCCCCTACGAAGCCGAGTATGCGGCGCTCAGCGGCGCGACCGCAGGGTCCGAACATTCCGGTTACAGCGGAACCGGTTACGCCGACTTCGCGGCAACCGCCAACACCGGCGCATACACCGAATGGACAGTCAACGCGCCGAGCGCGGGAACCTATTCGCTGGAATTCCGTTACGCCAACGGCGGAACCGTCGACCGGCCTCTGGCCATCGCGGCCAACGGCACGACTGTCAGCCCAGCGCTTTCGTTCCCGCCGACGGGTGCCTGGAACACCTGGCGAACCGTATCGCTGAGCACAACGCTGCCGGCGGGGCAGAGCAAGATCCGTGCGACCACGACGGGTGCCAACGGCGCCAACCTCGACCACGTCGTCGTCGCTCCGGTATCTCGCATCCCCCTGTTCGACGGCACCGACCTGGCGGCATGGGAGAACACAAACGGCGGCCCTGCGACCTGGCCGGTGGCCGGCGGATCCATGGAATCGCTTGGCGGAAACATCCGTACCAGAGCGAAATTCGGCGACTTCAAGCTGCACGGCGAGTGGCTGCAACCCGCCTACCCGCCTGAGGTCACCGGACAGGCCCGCGGCAACAGCGGATTCTATCTCCAGGAACGCTACGAGATTCAGGTGCTGGACTCCTACGGTGACACGACACTGGCCAACAACGAGGCCGGAGCCATCTACCTCAAGCGTGCTCCCGACCGGAACATGGCCACCGCGCCCAACACATGGCAGACGTTCGACATTACGTTCCGCGCGGCGCGGTTCAGCGCGACAGGCGCGAAACTCGAAGACGCCAGGGTCACGGTGGTGTGGAACGGCGTTGTCGTCCACAACAACGTCGCCATCAACGGACCCACCGGAAACGGCCAGCCCGAAGGGCCGACGCCTGGCTCCATAGCCTTGCAAGACCACGGCGACCCCGGCGAGAATCCCCGCTTCCGCAACATCTGGATCGAACCGCTGAGTTGA